The Anolis carolinensis isolate JA03-04 chromosome 1, rAnoCar3.1.pri, whole genome shotgun sequence genome window below encodes:
- the psmd13 gene encoding 26S proteasome non-ATPase regulatory subunit 13 — MKDVPGYLQQSQSSGPGQAAVWHRLEELYNKKLWHQLTLQVLDFVQDPCFAQGDGLIKLYENFISEFEHRVNPLSLVEIILHVVRQMTDPNVALTFLEKTREKVKSSDEAVILCKTAIGALKLNIGDLQVTKETIEEVEEMLNNLPGVTSVHSRFYDLSSKYYQTIGNHASYYKDALRFLGCIDVRDLPVADQQERAFTLGLAGLLGEGVYNFGELLMHPVLESLRDTDRQWLIDTLYAFNSGNVEKFQALKSAWGQQPDLAANEALLLQKIQLLCLMEMTFTRPANHRQLTFEEIAKSAKVTVNEVELLVMKALSVGLVKGSIDEVDKKVHMTWVQPRVLDLQQIKGMKDRLEFWCTDVKSMEMLVEHQAHDILT; from the exons ATGAAGGACGTCCCGGGCTACCTGCAGCAGTCCCAGAGCTCGGGGCCAGGCCAGGCCGCCGTGTGGCACCGCCTGGAGGAGCTCTACAACAAAAA ACTCTGGCACCAACTGACTCTCCAGGTTTTGGACTTTGTTCAGGACCCCTGCTTTGCCCAAGGAGATGGGCTTATCAAG TTATATGAGAACTTCATCAGTGAATTTGAACACAG GGTGAACCCTTTGTCCCTTGTAGAAATTATTCTTCATGTAGTTCGACAGATGACAG ATCCTAATGTGGCccttacttttctggaaaagaccCGAGAAAAG GTGAAAAGCAGTGATGAAGCTGTGATTCTTTGTAAAACAGCAATTGGGGCTCTGAAATTAAATATTGGTGACCTGCAAGTCACAAAG GAAACCATAGAGGAAGTTGAGGAGATGCTGAATAATCTGCCTGGTGTGACATCTGTTCATAGCCGCTTTTATGACCTCTCCAGCAAGTATTACCAGACAATCGGGAATCATGCCTCTTACTATAAGGATGCTCTaaggtttctgggatgtatagatGTCAGAGATCTACCAG TGGCAGACCAGCAGGAGAGAGCCTTTACATTGGGCCTGGCAGGACTCCTTGGGGAAGGAGTCTATAACTTTGGCGAACTG CTTATGCATCCAGTGCTGGAGTCTTTGAGGGACACTGACAGACAGTGGCTGATTGACACTCTTTATGCCTTCAACAGTGGCAATGTGGAAAAATTCCAGGCTTTGAAGTCAGCATGGGGCCAGCAG CCAGACCTGGCTGCAAATGAAGCTCTTCTGCTGCAAAAGATCCAGTTGCTTTGCCTCATGGAG ATGACCTTCACCCGACCAGCTAACCACCGGCAACTCACTTTTGAAGAGATTGCTAAAAGTGCCAAAGTCACTGTAAATGAG GTAGAGCTGCTAGTGATGAAAGCGCTTTCAGTAGGTTTGGTAAAAGGCAGTATTGACGAAGTGGACAAAAAGGTTCACATGACTTGGGTCCAACCACGGGTGCTGGATTTACAACAG ATAAAGGGCATGAAAGACCGCCTGGAGTTCTGGTGCACAGATGTTAAGAGCATGGAGATGTTGGTGGAGCACCAAGCCCATGATATCCTAACATAA